From the genome of Tachysurus vachellii isolate PV-2020 chromosome 2, HZAU_Pvac_v1, whole genome shotgun sequence, one region includes:
- the mta3 gene encoding metastasis-associated protein MTA3 isoform X3 yields MTIRTHNYYVFFENSSSNPYLIRRIEELNKTASGNVEAKVVCFYRRRDISQSLIQLADKHAKDLEEEKEAPTEPELSEKQKHQLRHRELFLSRQYESLPATHIRGKCSVALLNETESVLSYLDKEDAFFYSLVYDPTQKTLLADKGEIRVGPRFQADVPDMLQEGEADDRDQSKMEVKMWDPECPLTNKQIDQFLVVARAVGTFARALDCSSSVRQPSLHMSAAAASRDITLFHAMDTLHRHGYDLSSALSVLVPQGGPVLCRDEMEEWSSSEANLFEEALEKYGKDFNDIRQDFLPWKSLTSIIEYYYMWKTTDRYVQQKRLKAAEAESKLKQVYIPTYNKPNPNQISVSNGKLTTMNGAAGPGGYHAASGGRACESCFAMQSPQWYSWGPPNMQCRLCVSCWMYWKKYGGLKMPSRAEGTEEKTPPSPASIEMRSRGHSLRQSSHMVPMRNSGSPKSSMKTKQAFLLQATRLTKLARHMCRDLIRLRRAARRPFVPINCGAIKAEYMIRVAEGMTGRSTKPKPSQRSTLTSVLQYLESRPAPHVQRSHRTPGLQVQPPRRLLSSLPSHGPLGMLGKRSYHHSSRMDPERRANAAGQENQGHIVGPILQHNGRSGGSPSLRASNMMMRKRRPNWIDAPDDSFFLVSRETSAVAVRHLLMDSVYVCVVCACAYVTVPVCSGTEWSFSQGRELASSWKARRLLTRSQLRRACRQPCEQINLRRVPQGPAQGPILAPPHPSLRMRGPIVIHD; encoded by the exons ACGGCGAGCGGCAATGTGGAGGCGAAGGTGGTGTGTTTCTACAGGAGAAGAGACATCTCACAGAGCCTCATCCAGCTGGCAGACAAGCATGCGA AAGACttggaggaagagaaggaggcaCCTACAGAGCCAGAGCTTAGTGAGAAGCAGAAACACCAGCTCCGACACAGAGAGCTTTTTCTGTCTCGCCAGTATGAATCCCTCCCCGCCACACACATCAG GGGGAAGTGCAGTGTCGCCCTCCTGAATGAGACCGAATCAGTACTCTCCTATTTGGACAAAGAG GATGCCTTTTTTTACTCTTTGGTGTATGATCCAACACAGAAGACCCTGCTGGCAGACAAAGGGGAAATTCGTGTGGGCCCCCGTTTCCAGGCTGATGTCCCTGACATGCTCCAGGAAG GAGAAGCGGATGATCGGGATCAGTCCAAAATGGAGGTGAAGATGTGGGACCCAGAATGTCCGCTGACCAATAAGCAGATAGACCAGTTCCTAGTGGTGGCTCG GGCTGTGGGTACCTTTGCCCGTGCTCTGGACTGTAGCAGCTCCGTCAGGCAGCCGAGTTTACACATGAGTGCTGCAGCAGCATCGAGGGACATTACACTG TTCCATGCCATGGACACTCTGCACCGGCATGGCTATGATCTTTCGAGTGCACTGAGTGTTCTGGTGCCACAGGGAGGCCCTGTGCTCTGCAGGGACGAGATGGAAGAGTGGAGCTCTTCGGAGGCCAACCTGTTTGAGGAAGCATTGGAGAAATATGGCAAGGATTTTAACGACATCCGGCAAGACTTT CTCCCATGGAAGTCCCTGACTAGCATTATTGAGTATTACTACATGTGGAAGACTACAGACAGATATGTGCAGCAG AAGCGACTGAAGGCGGCTGAAGCGGAGAGCAAATTGAAGCAAGTCTATATCCCTACATA taATAAGCCAAATCCTAATCAGATCTCTGTGAGCAATGGCAAGTTGACCACCATGAATGGTGCAGCAGGACCGGGCGGGTACCATGCAGCCAGTGGGGGCCGTGCGTGTGAAAGCTGTTTTG CCATGCAGTCTCCTCAGTGGTACTCGTGGGGTCCTCCGAACATGCAGTGTCGTCTCTGTGTCTCCTGCTGGATGTACTGGAAAAAGTATGGAGGCCTGAAGATGCCAAGCAGAGCTGAGGGAACCGAGGAGAAAACGCCTCCAAGCCCTGCTTCAATT GAGATGCGATCACGTGGTCATAGCCTGCGTCAGAGCTCCCACATGGTTCCCATGAGAAACAGTGGAAGTCCCAAATCCTCCATGAAGACTAAACAGGCGTTTCTCCTACAGGCCACACGCCTCACCAAGCTGGCGCGTCACATGTGCCGTGACCTCATCAGGCTGCGCCGGGCTGCGCGCCGCCCCTTTGTGCCCATTAACTGTGGCGCCATAAAGGCGGAGT ACATGATTCGAGTGGCAGAAGGCATGACAGGGCGATCCACCAAGCCCAAACCATCCCAGAGAAGCACACTAACCAGCGTTCTGCAGTATCTCG AGTCACGTCCAGCACCCCATGTCCAGCGCTCTCATCGTACACCTGGCTTGCAGGTCCAACCACCACGCCGGCTTCTTTCATCCCTGCCAAGCCACGGTCCACTCGGCATGCTGGGAAAACGCAGTTACCACCATAGCAGCAGGATGGACCCAGAGAGAAGAGCAAATGCAGCAGGACAAG aaaatcaGGGACACATTGTGGGTCCTATTCTG CAGCACAATGGACGTAGCGGTGGCAGTCCCAGTTTACGAGCCAGCAACATGATGATGCGTAAAAGGCGACCAAACTGGATCGATGCCCCAGATGACAGCTTTTTCCTTGTTTCCCGAGAAACCAG TGCTGTAGCTGTTAGACATCTGCTCATG gatagtgtatatgtgtgtgtggtgtgtgcatgtgcatatgTTACAGTCCCTGTTTGCTCTGGAACAGAGTGGTCTTTCTCTCAAGGGAGAGAATTAGCATCCAGTTG GAAAGCCCGGAGGCTGCTCACTCGTTCCCAGTTAAGAAGAGCCTGTAGGCAGCCATGCGAGCAGATTAATTTGCGCAGGGTCCCCCAGGGGCCAGCGCAGGGACCCATCCTTGCACCCCCTCACCCTAGTCTACGGATGCGAGGTCCCATTGTGATCCACGACTGA
- the mta3 gene encoding metastasis-associated protein MTA3 isoform X2 has product MAANMYRVGDYVFFENSSSNPYLIRRIEELNKTASGNVEAKVVCFYRRRDISQSLIQLADKHAKDLEEEKEAPTEPELSEKQKHQLRHRELFLSRQYESLPATHIRGKCSVALLNETESVLSYLDKEDAFFYSLVYDPTQKTLLADKGEIRVGPRFQADVPDMLQEGEADDRDQSKMEVKMWDPECPLTNKQIDQFLVVARAVGTFARALDCSSSVRQPSLHMSAAAASRDITLFHAMDTLHRHGYDLSSALSVLVPQGGPVLCRDEMEEWSSSEANLFEEALEKYGKDFNDIRQDFLPWKSLTSIIEYYYMWKTTDRYVQQKRLKAAEAESKLKQVYIPTYNKPNPNQISVSNGKLTTMNGAAGPGGYHAASGGRACESCFAMQSPQWYSWGPPNMQCRLCVSCWMYWKKYGGLKMPSRAEGTEEKTPPSPASIEMRSRGHSLRQSSHMVPMRNSGSPKSSMKTKQAFLLQATRLTKLARHMCRDLIRLRRAARRPFVPINCGAIKAEYMIRVAEGMTGRSTKPKPSQRSTLTSVLQYLESRPAPHVQRSHRTPGLQVQPPRRLLSSLPSHGPLGMLGKRSYHHSSRMDPERRANAAGQENQGHIVGPILHNGRSGGSPSLRASNMMMRKRRPNWIDAPDDSFFLVSRETSAVAVRHLLMDSVYVCVVCACAYVTVPVCSGTEWSFSQGRELASSWKARRLLTRSQLRRACRQPCEQINLRRVPQGPAQGPILAPPHPSLRMRGPIVIHD; this is encoded by the exons ACGGCGAGCGGCAATGTGGAGGCGAAGGTGGTGTGTTTCTACAGGAGAAGAGACATCTCACAGAGCCTCATCCAGCTGGCAGACAAGCATGCGA AAGACttggaggaagagaaggaggcaCCTACAGAGCCAGAGCTTAGTGAGAAGCAGAAACACCAGCTCCGACACAGAGAGCTTTTTCTGTCTCGCCAGTATGAATCCCTCCCCGCCACACACATCAG GGGGAAGTGCAGTGTCGCCCTCCTGAATGAGACCGAATCAGTACTCTCCTATTTGGACAAAGAG GATGCCTTTTTTTACTCTTTGGTGTATGATCCAACACAGAAGACCCTGCTGGCAGACAAAGGGGAAATTCGTGTGGGCCCCCGTTTCCAGGCTGATGTCCCTGACATGCTCCAGGAAG GAGAAGCGGATGATCGGGATCAGTCCAAAATGGAGGTGAAGATGTGGGACCCAGAATGTCCGCTGACCAATAAGCAGATAGACCAGTTCCTAGTGGTGGCTCG GGCTGTGGGTACCTTTGCCCGTGCTCTGGACTGTAGCAGCTCCGTCAGGCAGCCGAGTTTACACATGAGTGCTGCAGCAGCATCGAGGGACATTACACTG TTCCATGCCATGGACACTCTGCACCGGCATGGCTATGATCTTTCGAGTGCACTGAGTGTTCTGGTGCCACAGGGAGGCCCTGTGCTCTGCAGGGACGAGATGGAAGAGTGGAGCTCTTCGGAGGCCAACCTGTTTGAGGAAGCATTGGAGAAATATGGCAAGGATTTTAACGACATCCGGCAAGACTTT CTCCCATGGAAGTCCCTGACTAGCATTATTGAGTATTACTACATGTGGAAGACTACAGACAGATATGTGCAGCAG AAGCGACTGAAGGCGGCTGAAGCGGAGAGCAAATTGAAGCAAGTCTATATCCCTACATA taATAAGCCAAATCCTAATCAGATCTCTGTGAGCAATGGCAAGTTGACCACCATGAATGGTGCAGCAGGACCGGGCGGGTACCATGCAGCCAGTGGGGGCCGTGCGTGTGAAAGCTGTTTTG CCATGCAGTCTCCTCAGTGGTACTCGTGGGGTCCTCCGAACATGCAGTGTCGTCTCTGTGTCTCCTGCTGGATGTACTGGAAAAAGTATGGAGGCCTGAAGATGCCAAGCAGAGCTGAGGGAACCGAGGAGAAAACGCCTCCAAGCCCTGCTTCAATT GAGATGCGATCACGTGGTCATAGCCTGCGTCAGAGCTCCCACATGGTTCCCATGAGAAACAGTGGAAGTCCCAAATCCTCCATGAAGACTAAACAGGCGTTTCTCCTACAGGCCACACGCCTCACCAAGCTGGCGCGTCACATGTGCCGTGACCTCATCAGGCTGCGCCGGGCTGCGCGCCGCCCCTTTGTGCCCATTAACTGTGGCGCCATAAAGGCGGAGT ACATGATTCGAGTGGCAGAAGGCATGACAGGGCGATCCACCAAGCCCAAACCATCCCAGAGAAGCACACTAACCAGCGTTCTGCAGTATCTCG AGTCACGTCCAGCACCCCATGTCCAGCGCTCTCATCGTACACCTGGCTTGCAGGTCCAACCACCACGCCGGCTTCTTTCATCCCTGCCAAGCCACGGTCCACTCGGCATGCTGGGAAAACGCAGTTACCACCATAGCAGCAGGATGGACCCAGAGAGAAGAGCAAATGCAGCAGGACAAG aaaatcaGGGACACATTGTGGGTCCTATTCTG CACAATGGACGTAGCGGTGGCAGTCCCAGTTTACGAGCCAGCAACATGATGATGCGTAAAAGGCGACCAAACTGGATCGATGCCCCAGATGACAGCTTTTTCCTTGTTTCCCGAGAAACCAG TGCTGTAGCTGTTAGACATCTGCTCATG gatagtgtatatgtgtgtgtggtgtgtgcatgtgcatatgTTACAGTCCCTGTTTGCTCTGGAACAGAGTGGTCTTTCTCTCAAGGGAGAGAATTAGCATCCAGTTG GAAAGCCCGGAGGCTGCTCACTCGTTCCCAGTTAAGAAGAGCCTGTAGGCAGCCATGCGAGCAGATTAATTTGCGCAGGGTCCCCCAGGGGCCAGCGCAGGGACCCATCCTTGCACCCCCTCACCCTAGTCTACGGATGCGAGGTCCCATTGTGATCCACGACTGA
- the mta3 gene encoding metastasis-associated protein MTA3 isoform X5 — protein sequence MAANMYRVGDYVFFENSSSNPYLIRRIEELNKTASGNVEAKVVCFYRRRDISQSLIQLADKHAKDLEEEKEAPTEPELSEKQKHQLRHRELFLSRQYESLPATHIRGKCSVALLNETESVLSYLDKEDAFFYSLVYDPTQKTLLADKGEIRVGPRFQADVPDMLQEGEADDRDQSKMEVKMWDPECPLTNKQIDQFLVVARAVGTFARALDCSSSVRQPSLHMSAAAASRDITLFHAMDTLHRHGYDLSSALSVLVPQGGPVLCRDEMEEWSSSEANLFEEALEKYGKDFNDIRQDFLPWKSLTSIIEYYYMWKTTDRYVQQKRLKAAEAESKLKQVYIPTYNKPNPNQISVSNGKLTTMNGAAGPGGYHAASGGRACESCFAMQSPQWYSWGPPNMQCRLCVSCWMYWKKYGGLKMPSRAEGTEEKTPPSPASIEMRSRGHSLRQSSHMVPMRNSGSPKSSMKTKQAFLLQATRLTKLARHMCRDLIRLRRAARRPFVPINCGAIKAEYMIRVAEGMTGRSTKPKPSQRSTLTSVLQYLESRPAPHVQRSHRTPGLQVQPPRRLLSSLPSHGPLGMLGKRSYHHSSRMDPERRANAAGQENQGHIVGPILHNGRSGGSPSLRASNMMMRKRRPNWIDAPDDSFFLVSRETRKARRLLTRSQLRRACRQPCEQINLRRVPQGPAQGPILAPPHPSLRMRGPIVIHD from the exons ACGGCGAGCGGCAATGTGGAGGCGAAGGTGGTGTGTTTCTACAGGAGAAGAGACATCTCACAGAGCCTCATCCAGCTGGCAGACAAGCATGCGA AAGACttggaggaagagaaggaggcaCCTACAGAGCCAGAGCTTAGTGAGAAGCAGAAACACCAGCTCCGACACAGAGAGCTTTTTCTGTCTCGCCAGTATGAATCCCTCCCCGCCACACACATCAG GGGGAAGTGCAGTGTCGCCCTCCTGAATGAGACCGAATCAGTACTCTCCTATTTGGACAAAGAG GATGCCTTTTTTTACTCTTTGGTGTATGATCCAACACAGAAGACCCTGCTGGCAGACAAAGGGGAAATTCGTGTGGGCCCCCGTTTCCAGGCTGATGTCCCTGACATGCTCCAGGAAG GAGAAGCGGATGATCGGGATCAGTCCAAAATGGAGGTGAAGATGTGGGACCCAGAATGTCCGCTGACCAATAAGCAGATAGACCAGTTCCTAGTGGTGGCTCG GGCTGTGGGTACCTTTGCCCGTGCTCTGGACTGTAGCAGCTCCGTCAGGCAGCCGAGTTTACACATGAGTGCTGCAGCAGCATCGAGGGACATTACACTG TTCCATGCCATGGACACTCTGCACCGGCATGGCTATGATCTTTCGAGTGCACTGAGTGTTCTGGTGCCACAGGGAGGCCCTGTGCTCTGCAGGGACGAGATGGAAGAGTGGAGCTCTTCGGAGGCCAACCTGTTTGAGGAAGCATTGGAGAAATATGGCAAGGATTTTAACGACATCCGGCAAGACTTT CTCCCATGGAAGTCCCTGACTAGCATTATTGAGTATTACTACATGTGGAAGACTACAGACAGATATGTGCAGCAG AAGCGACTGAAGGCGGCTGAAGCGGAGAGCAAATTGAAGCAAGTCTATATCCCTACATA taATAAGCCAAATCCTAATCAGATCTCTGTGAGCAATGGCAAGTTGACCACCATGAATGGTGCAGCAGGACCGGGCGGGTACCATGCAGCCAGTGGGGGCCGTGCGTGTGAAAGCTGTTTTG CCATGCAGTCTCCTCAGTGGTACTCGTGGGGTCCTCCGAACATGCAGTGTCGTCTCTGTGTCTCCTGCTGGATGTACTGGAAAAAGTATGGAGGCCTGAAGATGCCAAGCAGAGCTGAGGGAACCGAGGAGAAAACGCCTCCAAGCCCTGCTTCAATT GAGATGCGATCACGTGGTCATAGCCTGCGTCAGAGCTCCCACATGGTTCCCATGAGAAACAGTGGAAGTCCCAAATCCTCCATGAAGACTAAACAGGCGTTTCTCCTACAGGCCACACGCCTCACCAAGCTGGCGCGTCACATGTGCCGTGACCTCATCAGGCTGCGCCGGGCTGCGCGCCGCCCCTTTGTGCCCATTAACTGTGGCGCCATAAAGGCGGAGT ACATGATTCGAGTGGCAGAAGGCATGACAGGGCGATCCACCAAGCCCAAACCATCCCAGAGAAGCACACTAACCAGCGTTCTGCAGTATCTCG AGTCACGTCCAGCACCCCATGTCCAGCGCTCTCATCGTACACCTGGCTTGCAGGTCCAACCACCACGCCGGCTTCTTTCATCCCTGCCAAGCCACGGTCCACTCGGCATGCTGGGAAAACGCAGTTACCACCATAGCAGCAGGATGGACCCAGAGAGAAGAGCAAATGCAGCAGGACAAG aaaatcaGGGACACATTGTGGGTCCTATTCTG CACAATGGACGTAGCGGTGGCAGTCCCAGTTTACGAGCCAGCAACATGATGATGCGTAAAAGGCGACCAAACTGGATCGATGCCCCAGATGACAGCTTTTTCCTTGTTTCCCGAGAAACCAG GAAAGCCCGGAGGCTGCTCACTCGTTCCCAGTTAAGAAGAGCCTGTAGGCAGCCATGCGAGCAGATTAATTTGCGCAGGGTCCCCCAGGGGCCAGCGCAGGGACCCATCCTTGCACCCCCTCACCCTAGTCTACGGATGCGAGGTCCCATTGTGATCCACGACTGA
- the mta3 gene encoding metastasis-associated protein MTA3 isoform X4 — translation MAANMYRVGDYVFFENSSSNPYLIRRIEELNKTASGNVEAKVVCFYRRRDISQSLIQLADKHAKDLEEEKEAPTEPELSEKQKHQLRHRELFLSRQYESLPATHIRGKCSVALLNETESVLSYLDKEDAFFYSLVYDPTQKTLLADKGEIRVGPRFQADVPDMLQEGEADDRDQSKMEVKMWDPECPLTNKQIDQFLVVARAVGTFARALDCSSSVRQPSLHMSAAAASRDITLFHAMDTLHRHGYDLSSALSVLVPQGGPVLCRDEMEEWSSSEANLFEEALEKYGKDFNDIRQDFLPWKSLTSIIEYYYMWKTTDRYVQQKRLKAAEAESKLKQVYIPTYNKPNPNQISVSNGKLTTMNGAAGPGGYHAASGGRACESCFAMQSPQWYSWGPPNMQCRLCVSCWMYWKKYGGLKMPSRAEGTEEKTPPSPASIEMRSRGHSLRQSSHMVPMRNSGSPKSSMKTKQAFLLQATRLTKLARHMCRDLIRLRRAARRPFVPINCGAIKAEYMIRVAEGMTGRSTKPKPSQRSTLTSVLQYLESRPAPHVQRSHRTPGLQVQPPRRLLSSLPSHGPLGMLGKRSYHHSSRMDPERRANAAGQENQGHIVGPILQHNGRSGGSPSLRASNMMMRKRRPNWIDAPDDSFFLVSRETRKARRLLTRSQLRRACRQPCEQINLRRVPQGPAQGPILAPPHPSLRMRGPIVIHD, via the exons ACGGCGAGCGGCAATGTGGAGGCGAAGGTGGTGTGTTTCTACAGGAGAAGAGACATCTCACAGAGCCTCATCCAGCTGGCAGACAAGCATGCGA AAGACttggaggaagagaaggaggcaCCTACAGAGCCAGAGCTTAGTGAGAAGCAGAAACACCAGCTCCGACACAGAGAGCTTTTTCTGTCTCGCCAGTATGAATCCCTCCCCGCCACACACATCAG GGGGAAGTGCAGTGTCGCCCTCCTGAATGAGACCGAATCAGTACTCTCCTATTTGGACAAAGAG GATGCCTTTTTTTACTCTTTGGTGTATGATCCAACACAGAAGACCCTGCTGGCAGACAAAGGGGAAATTCGTGTGGGCCCCCGTTTCCAGGCTGATGTCCCTGACATGCTCCAGGAAG GAGAAGCGGATGATCGGGATCAGTCCAAAATGGAGGTGAAGATGTGGGACCCAGAATGTCCGCTGACCAATAAGCAGATAGACCAGTTCCTAGTGGTGGCTCG GGCTGTGGGTACCTTTGCCCGTGCTCTGGACTGTAGCAGCTCCGTCAGGCAGCCGAGTTTACACATGAGTGCTGCAGCAGCATCGAGGGACATTACACTG TTCCATGCCATGGACACTCTGCACCGGCATGGCTATGATCTTTCGAGTGCACTGAGTGTTCTGGTGCCACAGGGAGGCCCTGTGCTCTGCAGGGACGAGATGGAAGAGTGGAGCTCTTCGGAGGCCAACCTGTTTGAGGAAGCATTGGAGAAATATGGCAAGGATTTTAACGACATCCGGCAAGACTTT CTCCCATGGAAGTCCCTGACTAGCATTATTGAGTATTACTACATGTGGAAGACTACAGACAGATATGTGCAGCAG AAGCGACTGAAGGCGGCTGAAGCGGAGAGCAAATTGAAGCAAGTCTATATCCCTACATA taATAAGCCAAATCCTAATCAGATCTCTGTGAGCAATGGCAAGTTGACCACCATGAATGGTGCAGCAGGACCGGGCGGGTACCATGCAGCCAGTGGGGGCCGTGCGTGTGAAAGCTGTTTTG CCATGCAGTCTCCTCAGTGGTACTCGTGGGGTCCTCCGAACATGCAGTGTCGTCTCTGTGTCTCCTGCTGGATGTACTGGAAAAAGTATGGAGGCCTGAAGATGCCAAGCAGAGCTGAGGGAACCGAGGAGAAAACGCCTCCAAGCCCTGCTTCAATT GAGATGCGATCACGTGGTCATAGCCTGCGTCAGAGCTCCCACATGGTTCCCATGAGAAACAGTGGAAGTCCCAAATCCTCCATGAAGACTAAACAGGCGTTTCTCCTACAGGCCACACGCCTCACCAAGCTGGCGCGTCACATGTGCCGTGACCTCATCAGGCTGCGCCGGGCTGCGCGCCGCCCCTTTGTGCCCATTAACTGTGGCGCCATAAAGGCGGAGT ACATGATTCGAGTGGCAGAAGGCATGACAGGGCGATCCACCAAGCCCAAACCATCCCAGAGAAGCACACTAACCAGCGTTCTGCAGTATCTCG AGTCACGTCCAGCACCCCATGTCCAGCGCTCTCATCGTACACCTGGCTTGCAGGTCCAACCACCACGCCGGCTTCTTTCATCCCTGCCAAGCCACGGTCCACTCGGCATGCTGGGAAAACGCAGTTACCACCATAGCAGCAGGATGGACCCAGAGAGAAGAGCAAATGCAGCAGGACAAG aaaatcaGGGACACATTGTGGGTCCTATTCTG CAGCACAATGGACGTAGCGGTGGCAGTCCCAGTTTACGAGCCAGCAACATGATGATGCGTAAAAGGCGACCAAACTGGATCGATGCCCCAGATGACAGCTTTTTCCTTGTTTCCCGAGAAACCAG GAAAGCCCGGAGGCTGCTCACTCGTTCCCAGTTAAGAAGAGCCTGTAGGCAGCCATGCGAGCAGATTAATTTGCGCAGGGTCCCCCAGGGGCCAGCGCAGGGACCCATCCTTGCACCCCCTCACCCTAGTCTACGGATGCGAGGTCCCATTGTGATCCACGACTGA
- the mta3 gene encoding metastasis-associated protein MTA3 isoform X1 has translation MAANMYRVGDYVFFENSSSNPYLIRRIEELNKTASGNVEAKVVCFYRRRDISQSLIQLADKHAKDLEEEKEAPTEPELSEKQKHQLRHRELFLSRQYESLPATHIRGKCSVALLNETESVLSYLDKEDAFFYSLVYDPTQKTLLADKGEIRVGPRFQADVPDMLQEGEADDRDQSKMEVKMWDPECPLTNKQIDQFLVVARAVGTFARALDCSSSVRQPSLHMSAAAASRDITLFHAMDTLHRHGYDLSSALSVLVPQGGPVLCRDEMEEWSSSEANLFEEALEKYGKDFNDIRQDFLPWKSLTSIIEYYYMWKTTDRYVQQKRLKAAEAESKLKQVYIPTYNKPNPNQISVSNGKLTTMNGAAGPGGYHAASGGRACESCFAMQSPQWYSWGPPNMQCRLCVSCWMYWKKYGGLKMPSRAEGTEEKTPPSPASIEMRSRGHSLRQSSHMVPMRNSGSPKSSMKTKQAFLLQATRLTKLARHMCRDLIRLRRAARRPFVPINCGAIKAEYMIRVAEGMTGRSTKPKPSQRSTLTSVLQYLESRPAPHVQRSHRTPGLQVQPPRRLLSSLPSHGPLGMLGKRSYHHSSRMDPERRANAAGQENQGHIVGPILQHNGRSGGSPSLRASNMMMRKRRPNWIDAPDDSFFLVSRETSAVAVRHLLMDSVYVCVVCACAYVTVPVCSGTEWSFSQGRELASSWKARRLLTRSQLRRACRQPCEQINLRRVPQGPAQGPILAPPHPSLRMRGPIVIHD, from the exons ACGGCGAGCGGCAATGTGGAGGCGAAGGTGGTGTGTTTCTACAGGAGAAGAGACATCTCACAGAGCCTCATCCAGCTGGCAGACAAGCATGCGA AAGACttggaggaagagaaggaggcaCCTACAGAGCCAGAGCTTAGTGAGAAGCAGAAACACCAGCTCCGACACAGAGAGCTTTTTCTGTCTCGCCAGTATGAATCCCTCCCCGCCACACACATCAG GGGGAAGTGCAGTGTCGCCCTCCTGAATGAGACCGAATCAGTACTCTCCTATTTGGACAAAGAG GATGCCTTTTTTTACTCTTTGGTGTATGATCCAACACAGAAGACCCTGCTGGCAGACAAAGGGGAAATTCGTGTGGGCCCCCGTTTCCAGGCTGATGTCCCTGACATGCTCCAGGAAG GAGAAGCGGATGATCGGGATCAGTCCAAAATGGAGGTGAAGATGTGGGACCCAGAATGTCCGCTGACCAATAAGCAGATAGACCAGTTCCTAGTGGTGGCTCG GGCTGTGGGTACCTTTGCCCGTGCTCTGGACTGTAGCAGCTCCGTCAGGCAGCCGAGTTTACACATGAGTGCTGCAGCAGCATCGAGGGACATTACACTG TTCCATGCCATGGACACTCTGCACCGGCATGGCTATGATCTTTCGAGTGCACTGAGTGTTCTGGTGCCACAGGGAGGCCCTGTGCTCTGCAGGGACGAGATGGAAGAGTGGAGCTCTTCGGAGGCCAACCTGTTTGAGGAAGCATTGGAGAAATATGGCAAGGATTTTAACGACATCCGGCAAGACTTT CTCCCATGGAAGTCCCTGACTAGCATTATTGAGTATTACTACATGTGGAAGACTACAGACAGATATGTGCAGCAG AAGCGACTGAAGGCGGCTGAAGCGGAGAGCAAATTGAAGCAAGTCTATATCCCTACATA taATAAGCCAAATCCTAATCAGATCTCTGTGAGCAATGGCAAGTTGACCACCATGAATGGTGCAGCAGGACCGGGCGGGTACCATGCAGCCAGTGGGGGCCGTGCGTGTGAAAGCTGTTTTG CCATGCAGTCTCCTCAGTGGTACTCGTGGGGTCCTCCGAACATGCAGTGTCGTCTCTGTGTCTCCTGCTGGATGTACTGGAAAAAGTATGGAGGCCTGAAGATGCCAAGCAGAGCTGAGGGAACCGAGGAGAAAACGCCTCCAAGCCCTGCTTCAATT GAGATGCGATCACGTGGTCATAGCCTGCGTCAGAGCTCCCACATGGTTCCCATGAGAAACAGTGGAAGTCCCAAATCCTCCATGAAGACTAAACAGGCGTTTCTCCTACAGGCCACACGCCTCACCAAGCTGGCGCGTCACATGTGCCGTGACCTCATCAGGCTGCGCCGGGCTGCGCGCCGCCCCTTTGTGCCCATTAACTGTGGCGCCATAAAGGCGGAGT ACATGATTCGAGTGGCAGAAGGCATGACAGGGCGATCCACCAAGCCCAAACCATCCCAGAGAAGCACACTAACCAGCGTTCTGCAGTATCTCG AGTCACGTCCAGCACCCCATGTCCAGCGCTCTCATCGTACACCTGGCTTGCAGGTCCAACCACCACGCCGGCTTCTTTCATCCCTGCCAAGCCACGGTCCACTCGGCATGCTGGGAAAACGCAGTTACCACCATAGCAGCAGGATGGACCCAGAGAGAAGAGCAAATGCAGCAGGACAAG aaaatcaGGGACACATTGTGGGTCCTATTCTG CAGCACAATGGACGTAGCGGTGGCAGTCCCAGTTTACGAGCCAGCAACATGATGATGCGTAAAAGGCGACCAAACTGGATCGATGCCCCAGATGACAGCTTTTTCCTTGTTTCCCGAGAAACCAG TGCTGTAGCTGTTAGACATCTGCTCATG gatagtgtatatgtgtgtgtggtgtgtgcatgtgcatatgTTACAGTCCCTGTTTGCTCTGGAACAGAGTGGTCTTTCTCTCAAGGGAGAGAATTAGCATCCAGTTG GAAAGCCCGGAGGCTGCTCACTCGTTCCCAGTTAAGAAGAGCCTGTAGGCAGCCATGCGAGCAGATTAATTTGCGCAGGGTCCCCCAGGGGCCAGCGCAGGGACCCATCCTTGCACCCCCTCACCCTAGTCTACGGATGCGAGGTCCCATTGTGATCCACGACTGA